The following coding sequences lie in one Corynebacterium anserum genomic window:
- a CDS encoding alpha/beta hydrolase, with protein MLDFIRSIPLQGTAATTATWIFLILSIALLIRTQAAGKQRRIGVVCLILSIILAAPLLGTLIFGYGIPLNEIPRSLIIASILLFTAFFLTCVAIYTHWRKTWTILPLAVVTVCTMLVGNQAYGLYPDLEALIPSVSYNEAQESDIPQVKNTDHTIPADQWTPSPDMPEMGTRVSMHVPTPQSKFQARNADVYLPPAWFTSPRPELPVLVLMHGIPGAPDQWIDEAGALKPVANYQKNHNGLAPIIVSIDSTGGWVKNPLCTDSPQANITTYLTKDIPQWLIKRLGANQDQQTWTLGGLSYGGTCALQTLAQHPESYGAFLDYSGEFTPNDSQSHKSTVKDFFNNNEDLFKKRNPADIFTSAANDNSDKFEGLEGRFVAGTGDRSAQKDLTRLNALANKVGIQSTFRAIPGRHDFRVWRTAIAQDFGFVIERGELPK; from the coding sequence TCCATCGCCTTACTTATACGCACCCAGGCTGCGGGGAAACAGCGACGCATCGGGGTTGTGTGTCTGATTCTCTCGATCATTCTGGCGGCTCCACTGCTTGGAACGCTCATCTTTGGCTACGGAATACCTCTCAACGAAATTCCTCGCAGCCTCATTATCGCCAGCATTCTTCTCTTTACGGCCTTCTTCCTCACTTGCGTAGCGATTTACACTCACTGGCGGAAAACGTGGACGATCCTTCCTTTGGCTGTCGTCACCGTGTGCACAATGCTTGTCGGCAACCAGGCATACGGTCTATATCCTGACCTTGAAGCACTAATTCCCAGCGTTTCCTATAACGAGGCGCAGGAATCCGACATCCCGCAGGTCAAAAACACTGATCACACTATCCCTGCGGATCAGTGGACGCCATCGCCGGACATGCCCGAGATGGGAACACGCGTATCCATGCACGTTCCTACCCCGCAGTCGAAATTTCAGGCTCGTAATGCGGATGTCTATTTGCCTCCAGCGTGGTTTACCTCTCCCCGGCCTGAACTACCTGTATTAGTACTCATGCATGGTATTCCGGGTGCGCCTGATCAGTGGATCGATGAGGCTGGTGCGCTGAAACCGGTGGCCAACTACCAGAAGAACCACAATGGTTTAGCACCAATCATCGTCTCCATAGATTCCACGGGAGGATGGGTCAAAAACCCTTTATGCACCGATTCCCCGCAAGCCAATATCACCACCTATCTCACCAAAGACATTCCTCAGTGGCTTATCAAGCGGCTTGGTGCCAATCAAGACCAGCAAACCTGGACCCTTGGTGGATTGTCTTATGGCGGGACGTGTGCTCTCCAGACCCTTGCACAACACCCCGAGAGTTACGGAGCCTTCCTCGATTACTCTGGCGAATTCACCCCCAATGACAGCCAGAGCCATAAATCCACCGTGAAAGACTTCTTCAACAACAACGAGGATTTATTCAAAAAACGCAATCCCGCTGATATTTTCACCAGCGCAGCCAACGATAATTCGGATAAGTTTGAGGGACTCGAGGGGCGCTTCGTAGCGGGCACGGGTGACCGATCAGCGCAAAAGGACTTAACGAGGCTGAACGCTCTTGCGAATAAGGTGGGCATTCAATCCACTTTCCGTGCTATTCCCGGCCGGCATGATTTCCGTGTATGGCGTACAGCCATCGCGCAGGACTTCGGCTTTGTAATTGAGCGTGGCGAGCTGCCCAAGTAG